CGCGCTCGTCGTCATGGGCCTGGTCACGGAAGCCCTCACAGAGACCGGGGGAATCAAGCAAGTCTCAGTCGATGAGCTGCTGAGCGGCGTCACTTGGGCGTAGAAGCATCGCGGACAAGTCGATGCCCGCGCACGGTGACTCCGGCTGAGGCCAGCGTAAGACGCCAGCCGTTGCGGGTGCCGATGACCTCAGGTCGTTCATACAACCCGGCGCGGACCTCGGCGCGTGTAAGGCGTTCGTAGAGCTGACGCCTTGGGTCGACTTTGCCAAGAAACTCCTCTTTACGGTGAAGCAACGGAGGATTGTCGGATGTCCGGTAGTCGCGCCAATCAATACTAAGTCGCTTCAAATTCACTGTCATAGCACTCACGAGCGCGGGATGAGGGTCGCGATCGAACGACGGGTAGCTAAGAAAGCTGACCTGAGGTTGCTGCACTGAGAGCTTTATCAAATTTGCTTGGTCAATTGTCCCAGTCAAAATCTGCGCACAGGCTACATACACCTGAAGCACAAGTGGTAGCTCCTGGAGCGCCGACCGATGCACGTACAAGGCGGAAGGGGTTTGCTTGCCGACCTTCGAGCTCCGCGCTGATACCAAGATCATCGCAGGGTCGCCGCACGCAAGCAACAGTCGGTCCGCCTGAATGCATGCCGAGTTGTATGTCCCAAACATTGCCTTGATATCAGTCGCTAAGCTTGCGGACAATTGACTTAAGCGCGGACGTCGGCGGAAGCGCGACATCGCAATGTAAAGGAGCAGCTCACCTCGCCGCTGGGCACTCACGCGATCCCAGTAGGTGTCCTCAGTCACTTGGCGAATCAGCCTGATCGCCCGCGCGTTGCTCCCGAACACCTCACGAATGCCGGTTGCCTGCTGATCGACTAGCTCGCCAGCTCGTGGCTGTCGGGCGTGGTCACGCATGAAAGCCATGAGCGGTGCTAGCAGTTCGCGATGGGCGTCGTAACTTTCATGGGGATCAATTTGGACTCTCGGCCGATTTGTGTAGACGCGCGCTGCGAGGAACTGCTCGACGTCGGTGGGATCACGAAATACGTAAAAGATGCCTGGTGCAGCAGCGATGGGCTGGACACCCAGTGTCTGCTCGATCCAACCCCTGAGTTCGGCCTGCTCGTAGAACTTTTGGAAGGTTCCAGTCCGAGTGATCAGGCCGTCGGCTAGGGGGCGTCCGGACAGATCGCGCGCGTCCCAGGTCAGACGTGACGACACGACCAGTAGGCGGCGCGCGAGTGCCCAAGCGGCTCGCAGTGTCTCAGCACGCTCGTCTGGATGCTCAATGACGTTAACCACGTAGCCGAGGTTCACCACATCGGAAGCGATGCGCTCGGCATGCGGGCGATGCGCAGGATCCCACCCAAGAACGCCGTACCCAATGGCCGTCAGGTTCCTGACATCATCACCCCGCCCGCAGCCGTAGTCGAACACGGTCATGCTCGGGTCGAGAACACCATCCGCTACGGCCGTAGCGATGGGCCGCGACAAGGCTGACCGCGTCATCGCGGTCCGATGTCGTGCGACTGTGGACATCAGCCAGCGGCTGAGTCAGCCAGCGCCAGGCTCGCGAGACCGGCGACATTCGCGACTCGTGGATCTCCGACGAGGTAGCCAACTCCACGATGGAGATGCAGCCGGAACTGTTGCGCCAGGGTCTCATCGTCGAGCGCTAGACCGTCCCTGTCACAGCGGTACCGCAACAATGCCCACAGTTCGTCGCCATGGTCGCCGGCGAAGACCCGCCACGTCATCTCGACGTTGCTATCAAACACGAGCTTTACCGCCGGTGGTACTGCAGGCTCGGCTAGCGAACGACAGAAAGCCCAGCGACATAGGACATTCCACTGCGTGAGGCCGGTTCGACGCTTCAAGGTGATGAGCTGATCACGTGCGGTCTGCGTTAGCCGGATGTGCTCGAGTGTCATAGCTCTACTCCCAAAAATAGCCGGGCTGTACGGCTGTCGCGTTGGTCTTTGGATTGAACTCCAGCCGGTAGGCACGACCGATGTGCGGACGTAGCCGGTCGTACGCAGACCGATCGATTTCGGTGTCGGTAGACAGCAGAATGACCTGGTGACTGGCGTACGGAAAGTACCGATCTAGGAGATGCTCCCGATGGGAGCCGTCGAGACGACCGAGCGGTGTGTCGATGATGACCGGTAGTGGCTGGCCGGCGGCGCGGGCAAGCCCCCACAACAGGGCGACAGCCAGAAGTTGTCGCTCGCCGGCGGATAGCTCCTGAGCGGCAAGTGGACGCCCGTCGAGTCCTGTCAGCTCGACAGTGTGGGAATCAGCGTCGATGGCCACAGCGGTGATGAGCTTGTCCTTACGCAGCAGTCGACCCAGTGCTTCCAGGATCAGCTCTGAGATTCGATCAAGGTGACGTCGCGTTGCGGCGGCACGCAGGCCTTCGAGCGTCACGCGCACTCGGTCAACGTGTTCAATGAGCCGACGCCCGTCATCGGCTGCCATGTTGGCATGCGCTGCCTTATCGAGGGCGCCTTCGTAAGCCGAATCGGCTCGAGCCCGATCAGTGCGCAGCGACGTCAAGCGTTCGCTGGCATGCTCCAGCGATGATTCAGCGCGGATCGTTTCCGCCGCGGCTTCGTCACGCTGGATGCGAAGGGGCACCAGCGTCTCAGGGTCTGGCATTGCTACTAGCACTCGCTCCGCTTGATCGAGTTCGCTGCGCGTCATAATCCGGCGTTCTAGGAGCCCTTCGAGCCGCCGCCGGGCGGAAGGCAGAACCCTGAGCAGAGCGTCGGTCCCGCCTGCATCGCGGAGCCCGGATACTTGTTTGGCTTGTGCAAACTTTGCCCGCTCATCCCGGTCGGCTGTCAAAAATTGCTCGATGGACCGAAGCGTCACCGCATTCACTGCGTCAGATGCTAGCTGCGCAAGCACGGCAGCGTCGCGCTTCTCTACGACGTCCACGACAAGGAGTTCACGGTGGGCAGCCGATTCGCGGTGCACCTGTTCAGACAGACCTCGCAACAACTCGGTGGTTTGCAGGAGCGGCGCCGCTTCGCTTACCTCGCTTCGTATTTCGTCTTCGATCCTGGCCAGCTCAGTTCGAAGCAGCGTCACGGTGGTCTCAGCTGAGTCGCGTTGATCTAGCAAGTCTCCACCGGCCGACCGGTAACGCTCAGCCAGTTCGAACAGGCGCTTGTTGGACCGCTCAAGCTCGACTCGGACGGTGGCTACGGCATCTGCCGCAGCCTCCTCGGCCTGCCGAAGAGAGGTAACCGTCCTTTGCCGCTCTTGCACGGTCTCGCGCAGCACATCCGGTACCTGTTGCGACCGATGGCGACGGCGAAGTACGGCAAGGTCGGTTGTCAGGCGCTCGACGAGATCGAGCCCCAGAAGGGCTGCGAGCGCCGATCCTAATACCTGACGGGACCGCTCCATGTCGGCCAAGGCCTCGATCTGCTCGCCATCGAAGAAGAAGAGGCCAGCGATACCGCGCGGGAGGAAGGTCTCAACATGTTCGCTCCAGGTAGAGGTGAGCGCGTGATCGTGTCGACCGTCAACCATCACTAAGAGGATCTCGCGGATGTATGCGCCGGTACTTCGCCAGCTACGCCTAATCCAGAACCGACGTTCTTCACCCTCCTGATGTGCATGGAAGGTCAGCTCAATCGCCGCCCCCTCCGTCTCCGGCACACCGCGGTGGATCAGGCTCCGCAAGTAGCTGTCATAGCTGCCCGAACGGCGCCCTGAAGGCTGAGCGAGAGCGCCGTACAGGGCTACATGGATTGCCTCGAGCACAGTAGTCTTGCCCGCTCCGTTGAGGCCGCCTATGAGAACGACCGGTTTTTTGGTGGACGGCGGCGTCAACGGTATCGAGTGCCGCCCCGCAAAGGTGCCGACATTGTGCAGGACCAGTTCATCCAGGATCACGGGGCCACCACGGCATCGGTTCGGCGGACAAAACCGTCGGCAATATCGAGAGGGTCGGGTTCGGGTTCGCCCGTAGGCGTCCGATCGATCGCGGCTCTCCTTTGGTGGGCTCGGGCGGTGGCGTCGGCCTCATCGTCGTAAAAGCCGCGTCGCAATGCCTTTTCAAGGGAGTCGAACAAGCCGGCCCGGCGAGCCTGCGAACGGTGTCGTTGTTCAATGTCGAGCAGCTCGCGTACGAGTTCGAAGTGAAGCCGGTCTTCGCCAGCAACCTCTTGTAATACCTGGACTGTCTCTGGCCCAAGCGGCAGGTGCTCATCGAGCGGCTTACCCGGGTACTGCACTCCTATTGCAGCTTCATAGATTCCGGGCAGGTGGTCCTCGAATTCGTGCTTGTCGACCACCCACATCCGCCGAATCTCTTCCAGCTCGGCGAGCGTGACCAATTCAAGCGAGTTCACGTAGTCCGGACCGTTTGCACGGATCCAAGCCTGCGCCTCAAGCAACCGTCTTAGCCAGTTCTCGCGGGCCGCCTGAGTATATGGTCCAGGGATAGGCTTGTCGTGGAACAGCTGAACAGAGCCATTCATCCTTCGAAAGTCACGCAGGTGCCGGTCGTCTGCGACATCCAGCTCGTTGCGCAGATCAAGAAGCGGGAGCATCCACTCCTTCTCCTCATCGTTTTGGATCATGGCGGACATCGACTTGTCTTTATCCACGAGCGTGCATGTCCAGCAGCCAAACCGACTGTCGCCGCAGCTCGGAGTCGTGGAATCTACGACTAGTGGGCACTCGCCGTCGGGCGAAGCACCCTGATACATGGTCAGAAGCTCCTTGTTGGAGTAGCCCCAGGGGTTGGCGCTCTGCATGAGGAACGTCCACACATCGTCGTTGGACCAGTTCTCCACCGGCGAATAGACTAGGCAGTTTGGAAGGGAGTCGTTCGGGCTCAGCAGGTCGCGGACACGCCGAGACTCAAGGTCGGTCATGCGGTGCGAACGACCTGAGCTCTCAGCCTTCCGGGTACCAAGTACCAGGATTGCCTCGCCATGGGATCTGACCATCTCGCGGATGAAGGTGTTGGACGGCTTGATCTTGAGACGCTCAGTGCACCAGCGAAACTTTGGTCGAGGTGCGGGGTAACCGCGCCCGATCAGATTGACCCAGAACGTGTCCGTGACCGCCGGGGTAAGTCGATGCGGTGTAATCGGCAAGTGCTGAGCAGTGGCCGCCGCGCCGAGCACGTCCAACGAGTGTGTCACCCAGGCAGCGACCACCGGATTCTCCACCAGAGTGTCGGTGCTGATGATGTGCACCGGCTTCGTTCGTTGGTCAACGTCAAGGCCCGCCAGCGCCATCCAGACGAGCTGCAAAACGGCCGTGGAATCCTTACCCCCGGAGTACCCAACGACCCAGGGCACACCGTCAGCAAGGTAGAGCTGCTGGGTGGTGGCAACTAGCGCATCAATCGTGCCGGCGAAGCCGTCGTCATCGAATGCAGAGTGCGTCCGTGGTCGGATCGGCAGGCTCTTCCTGGTCATTTTTCTCCTCTAGTGAACGCATCTTCTGCTCGCTGCTCTTCAGGTGGCAGCGGCATACCCAGCGCTGTGCGAATTGCAGCGGTGGTGAGCAAGACATTTCCGGCACTCTTGCTTACCTTGCCACCTAGAATCGCACGGCCTTCCCAAACAGTGGCGTTTGCGCGGTGCCAGTCGATTGTGCGCAACTTGCGCAATCTTGTCTCCCAACTCGCCGGGTCCTTCTTGGCGAGGAGCATGCTGTTCCCGATTTTGCCAAGTGCGTGGAAGACGATGCCGTGACTGTGAATAAAGTCGCGTCGAATTTCTCCGGCGCTCACCTCGCGGTTGCGCACCTGATGCCACTCTGGGAATTGATCTGACACGCGCTCCCAGTAGCTGGTGGCAAGGTCAACTCGACGTTCGAATGAGGACGTTTCCACACCATCAAGGAGTGCCTTGTTGGCGTTGTACAGGGCCGACAGGGTAAACAACTTGCGCGAGCGGGCAGCAAGATTGCTCGTCTCCATCTCGGTTAGATCGACGAAGAAGGTGGAGCGCATCACTAGTAGCTTTGTGATGCTCGACATCTCATCGCGGTGGTCGTAGAGAACACCGATGGACTTCGACGGGCGGATGGCGTAGCGGTTCAGGTCGGCAAACATCTGCTGACAGCGGTCGAGCCCAACGTCGATGAACATGACGATTGCGATGCTCTCGTCACCGAGTTCTGGGTTCTCGACTAGGGCCTGTTGGATGGCGGCGCGTCGGTGCTGGCCATCGTTGATGACGAACTTGGCCGACATAGGGATGGTGAGCGTGCCGACTCGCTCCCCCCGCCCGCCGCCCGTGTCAAACGCCTCGAAGTTGACCTCCGCGTTGATGGAAGCCGTCAGCGCCGAGAAGACGTAGGTGGTGGGGTTCTCAGCGACGTACCGGGCGATCTCCGGCACGCGGGCCTTGTTCAAGGTCCGCTGCGCCCTCATCTCCGGTGGAAGCTCCTCGTCGTCGAAGACAAAGAGCCTTGGGATCAGGCGTAACGGACACATTGTCACGTAGTACTCACGGCCGGCCTGGACACCGCGGATGGCCGGGAACACGTATTCGAAGACCGCCGATCGAGATCGGGCGGCCGGTGCGGTACTGGCGTCGTTCATCTTCGTCTGAGTCACCTTCATTGCCTACCAGCCGGACTCGTCTGTACGGAAGAGCAGATCCGTACATGTTACAGGAGTCCTCCATACATGGGTCCGAACTTGCGCGTAGGATTCCCCCATGACGGTAGTGAGCGGCACCGACAGCCACGGTTTCGACGACCTGGAGATCGAGCCCGGACGGCCCATCTACCTCGACTGCAATGCGACAACACCCGTTGACCCCCGTGTGCAGGCAGAGGTTCTGACCTTCATGGCTCAGGAGTTCGGGAACGCCGGCAGCCGTACGCACGGGTACGGCCAGACCGCCAAGGAACGCGTCAACCTCGCCCGCCGCCAGGTGGCGGACGTGGTCGCATGCAAGCCCGAAGAGGTCATCTTCACCAGCGGTGCGACCGAGAGCGACAACCTCGCAATCCTCGGACTG
This window of the Nakamurella panacisegetis genome carries:
- a CDS encoding DNA phosphorothioation-associated putative methyltransferase; its protein translation is MSTVARHRTAMTRSALSRPIATAVADGVLDPSMTVFDYGCGRGDDVRNLTAIGYGVLGWDPAHRPHAERIASDVVNLGYVVNVIEHPDERAETLRAAWALARRLLVVSSRLTWDARDLSGRPLADGLITRTGTFQKFYEQAELRGWIEQTLGVQPIAAAPGIFYVFRDPTDVEQFLAARVYTNRPRVQIDPHESYDAHRELLAPLMAFMRDHARQPRAGELVDQQATGIREVFGSNARAIRLIRQVTEDTYWDRVSAQRRGELLLYIAMSRFRRRPRLSQLSASLATDIKAMFGTYNSACIQADRLLLACGDPAMILVSARSSKVGKQTPSALYVHRSALQELPLVLQVYVACAQILTGTIDQANLIKLSVQQPQVSFLSYPSFDRDPHPALVSAMTVNLKRLSIDWRDYRTSDNPPLLHRKEEFLGKVDPRRQLYERLTRAEVRAGLYERPEVIGTRNGWRLTLASAGVTVRGHRLVRDASTPK
- the dndE gene encoding DNA sulfur modification protein DndE, whose translation is MTLEHIRLTQTARDQLITLKRRTGLTQWNVLCRWAFCRSLAEPAVPPAVKLVFDSNVEMTWRVFAGDHGDELWALLRYRCDRDGLALDDETLAQQFRLHLHRGVGYLVGDPRVANVAGLASLALADSAAG
- the dndD gene encoding DNA sulfur modification protein DndD; translated protein: MILDELVLHNVGTFAGRHSIPLTPPSTKKPVVLIGGLNGAGKTTVLEAIHVALYGALAQPSGRRSGSYDSYLRSLIHRGVPETEGAAIELTFHAHQEGEERRFWIRRSWRSTGAYIREILLVMVDGRHDHALTSTWSEHVETFLPRGIAGLFFFDGEQIEALADMERSRQVLGSALAALLGLDLVERLTTDLAVLRRRHRSQQVPDVLRETVQERQRTVTSLRQAEEAAADAVATVRVELERSNKRLFELAERYRSAGGDLLDQRDSAETTVTLLRTELARIEDEIRSEVSEAAPLLQTTELLRGLSEQVHRESAAHRELLVVDVVEKRDAAVLAQLASDAVNAVTLRSIEQFLTADRDERAKFAQAKQVSGLRDAGGTDALLRVLPSARRRLEGLLERRIMTRSELDQAERVLVAMPDPETLVPLRIQRDEAAAETIRAESSLEHASERLTSLRTDRARADSAYEGALDKAAHANMAADDGRRLIEHVDRVRVTLEGLRAAATRRHLDRISELILEALGRLLRKDKLITAVAIDADSHTVELTGLDGRPLAAQELSAGERQLLAVALLWGLARAAGQPLPVIIDTPLGRLDGSHREHLLDRYFPYASHQVILLSTDTEIDRSAYDRLRPHIGRAYRLEFNPKTNATAVQPGYFWE
- the dndC gene encoding DNA phosphorothioation system sulfurtransferase DndC; amino-acid sequence: MTRKSLPIRPRTHSAFDDDGFAGTIDALVATTQQLYLADGVPWVVGYSGGKDSTAVLQLVWMALAGLDVDQRTKPVHIISTDTLVENPVVAAWVTHSLDVLGAAATAQHLPITPHRLTPAVTDTFWVNLIGRGYPAPRPKFRWCTERLKIKPSNTFIREMVRSHGEAILVLGTRKAESSGRSHRMTDLESRRVRDLLSPNDSLPNCLVYSPVENWSNDDVWTFLMQSANPWGYSNKELLTMYQGASPDGECPLVVDSTTPSCGDSRFGCWTCTLVDKDKSMSAMIQNDEEKEWMLPLLDLRNELDVADDRHLRDFRRMNGSVQLFHDKPIPGPYTQAARENWLRRLLEAQAWIRANGPDYVNSLELVTLAELEEIRRMWVVDKHEFEDHLPGIYEAAIGVQYPGKPLDEHLPLGPETVQVLQEVAGEDRLHFELVRELLDIEQRHRSQARRAGLFDSLEKALRRGFYDDEADATARAHQRRAAIDRTPTGEPEPDPLDIADGFVRRTDAVVAP
- the dndB gene encoding DNA sulfur modification protein DndB, encoding MNDASTAPAARSRSAVFEYVFPAIRGVQAGREYYVTMCPLRLIPRLFVFDDEELPPEMRAQRTLNKARVPEIARYVAENPTTYVFSALTASINAEVNFEAFDTGGGRGERVGTLTIPMSAKFVINDGQHRRAAIQQALVENPELGDESIAIVMFIDVGLDRCQQMFADLNRYAIRPSKSIGVLYDHRDEMSSITKLLVMRSTFFVDLTEMETSNLAARSRKLFTLSALYNANKALLDGVETSSFERRVDLATSYWERVSDQFPEWHQVRNREVSAGEIRRDFIHSHGIVFHALGKIGNSMLLAKKDPASWETRLRKLRTIDWHRANATVWEGRAILGGKVSKSAGNVLLTTAAIRTALGMPLPPEEQRAEDAFTRGEK